The DNA sequence TGTATGCTATGCCATACTTTTCTCACATTCACATAATATGGGAGGAACATTGTTCTAGATAAAGTTCGATTGTCAGCTCTTACAATAGAGGTAGATGAAAGCAGGAAACTTTCCATTGACCATATGTGCTCACAAAGTAAACAGATCAAGAGTAATATAGAAATCTTCaacaatattatatatatatatatatatatgtatgtatttaGGAGACTTAAACAGAGGTTTTTCAGACTCATATTCTCTCGTTTTCTTCTTAACTTCCTTAGCTCATTTTACAGTATAGAGGCTAACATGCGAAAGTCACACTGGAATGGCAATCAGGTGCAGCCTGTGGTTTTAATCTCTTACTCTTTTATCTCTACCAGCATATGGATGACTGGTTCAAAACTGTCTCGCTAATTAATCGAGGTAACAGTGATGATAGTCCTAGTCCAGATGCAATTAGCCTGACAAATTTAATCAGATTATTCAAGGACCCCATCAAGGAAACAAACCTCTCCAGATTGGGAGCTTCAACTTTGTATTTTGCTTCAAAACCTCCAACAGATCTTCAGCCTGTTATTAAGTTCCTGATCCTATACTATTACTCAACCAACTACCACGAACCACCCAAAAAACAGTAGGGAAGTTCTCTAATCTGGCAAGGACACCCAGAAGGTAGCCTCGAGTTCCATTGCATACATCTCTTTCCTTCTCATCTCCTTTGCAAATCAGTTCTCTAACGATCATTACAGGCAAGGTTTGTAGAAGGCTCCAAATACAGGCTTTAATACAAGTAATGAAACATTACAGACAAGGTTTGTAGAAGGCCCCAAATACATGCTTTAAAACAAGTAATGAAAAAGATCCTCGGTGTTGTCAAGAAATTCATACACCAAGGATAGGTTGCCTAAAGTTTCTGAATTTGATACAAAGGAGCATTTCCTTTGTTAAATTCATTAGACTACAATATTCAAGTATGGTTCCATGTAGCATATTATTAATTAATAGTAGTATTTGAAGTGTATGTATGCCCCCTCAACTATAAAAGAATACTAACAGAAGCCATCAAGCACGAAGAATTCAGATTTCATTGCACATTGTTCAGCATTATAATCAAAATTACTTAAGCACATACCCATATGGAACAAGAGAGAAACTTGCTGGACATGTAAATTTTAACACAACAAGAAAACATGAATCTTTGGTTCTCCCTGTCCAACATGTGTAAATGGCAAAAGAGACAAAAGGAAATCATCATTTGGGACCTAAGAATGAAACCCACTACTCAATCTGAGACCATGATTACCAATGTTGAGAGATTCAGGTTCCGTAATTTTCAACTGGGATGGTAAATCGCAACCCAAAAGTTGAAACAGtaacaaaatcaaaccaaagaTTGCTCCTTTAAATGGAAAAACAGAAACCCAAAGGAAATGAAGcactgaaaatgaaaagaaaagggttACCTGGAGCAGTGGGAACAATTTTCCGATAAGATGATGGGGCTGGAAAACAAGCCATGAGAAGGAGATTGGGTTGGAGTTGCAGGAACCATTAAGAACCTAATGTTGTTTCCCTTTTCGCTTTTCCTGGGTTTAAAGGTTAAACTCTTTCTCACTTTTTCTGATTCTATGCTCTGTGTCTTTGGGTTTAAGAAGGGGTTTAGGATTTGCACGCATCACGAGAAGGCGTGAACTTTGACTGTTCCTGTTCTGCCCCTCCCGCCAATTTTCTGTTCTTGTCGGTTTGCTTTCAGTCCAGTCCAGTCCGCAGTTATGAGCTCGCTACCTGTCCCAGCTCACATCGCCTTtttgttctcttcttttttatgCTATTTTTAACATGTACAGAATCAACAACTAAGAACTAAAACCACCAGAACAGGCTAGTAGGGATGGCCTCGCTCCGGAACCGGCCATTTGAGGTACGGTCTGTGATTTAAACCGATGAGACATCCGGCCTGGTTGGAACTGATATCAGTTGATTTCCCAAATTGGGATGATGAAGTTGGTTAACTGACTTTCACTGTTCTATTTGTAATTGAAACAAGACTTGATATTGGGCGTGGTTGGATTTTACACTGGATTGTTTTTCGATGTCCCTATTTTTCCCACCTCTCAGACCCAACAAACGAAGTCAATGAACAGTTTGATCTGAACTCAGAGCCTATTTACCTTTCACTCTTGCATATGAACACACCAAAAAGATTCAAGATATTGAAGAACACTTGGCTAAATTATTatagaaaaaatgaagaaactcgGTAAAAATGTAATTTTCTGAAGGACCTCAAGAAATGTGAGTCTTGAAATCTCCCTTTTCCAAGTTCTTAAATCAGAAAAAGAGATAAAGATGTAATCTAAatgaaatttattttgaaaCCAGAATGAAACCCATGTACATGAATGGAATACATTACAGGACCTTTTGTTCTCTCCTGCATGAGTTGCAAAAACTGTGCCATCCAAATACTTCAAAGTAAACAGAAGATGCAAggaattaaagttgtcacaagAAAAGTGAATGCACAATGTTATCAATCTCAACTTAAACTCAAACTTCTGCTTGCTAAAATTAAGTACATTGCTAAATCAGTAGGTTTTTACAACAAACAGAAGGTTGACCTAGAAACAACCGACTCATGAACAAGGTCTGATGACTGAAAAGCTCCAATGAACACTTCAGCAATTACTCAAATCTAGGCAGAAAAGTCATGCAAAAGGCATGCcaattcaatcaaattgaaaggCTGAAAGGGTTAGACAATATGAAGCTACTTGTAATCGGATAAACGGATGGCACAGTACATAGAAAGAAATGATTGGTGATCCACTAATCTGAACCATTGCATATCATATCAATAGTCACAGATTAAGCTTCTGGCTAAACTTCTAATAACAAGCTATACGTCCATAACAAAGTGGCCACCGTATGAAGGAATGGATTTGACTTGACAATCCAAACTAAATTCCATTTAGTAGTTTACACCATTTTGCTAAAGAATTATCCAGAAAGGATTGGAGATGAAATTCATCCAAGATGCAAGTCCATGTGACAGAAtgtaaattcaaattcaaagtcATAGAAATGCAGAAAACCACAATGATACCCAACCATTTGTATGATCTCCATAGTTAAGATATAAATAGGCAATGTCAATTCAACTAACAACACATACCATCATGAAAAACTGAACAATCAAAATTTATGCCAGACAGACTCAAATGAACAGCCATACTTGCTGCAATATATTGAATACCCCTGCAAAGAGCATCCACCACCTGTGGCCTGCTATGCTGAACTACTTGGCTCCTTACTTACTTCTCTTGGCTTTCTTGAGCTTTGCCTCTTCACTCTTCAACTTAACAGGCTCactcttcctcttctccttctttcctACAGCCTGTCCACCTTTGCCAGACAACTCATCTCCTTTCTTCTTTAGAACAtcttttttcttgtctttcgCAGACAACTCATCATTTTTATGCTTGACAATGGTGCCAGCATCATCTTTCACCTTACCCAACTTCTTCAATGGTTTCTCCCCATTCAAAGCAGCATCTTTCGCCTTAGCCGACTTTTTCAACTGTTTCTCAACATCTTCACCTTTCACCTTACCCGACTTAGGATTAACCACCTTCTTCGTACGCTTCTCAGCAACTTCCACATCAAAATCACAATCTTCATCTACCAGCTTAGCTAACTTCTCCATCTGTTCCTTTGACCTCTTCAACTCACCAACAACCTTCTCCTTGTTCCTCTTCGACTTCCTCAACTCACCATCATTCTCACTAGCTTTACCATTGGACTCACCAAcaaccttctccttcttcctcttcgcCTTCTTCAACTCACCACCACCCAGTTGCTCATCCACATCAACCTTACCTTCCCCAACACTATCCTTACCCGATTTCACCTCATCAACCACCTCACCAGCACTGCTATCCAAATACCTCACTTCATGAATCATCCCCTTCTTCTTCCccaccttctctttcttcaattCCTTACTCTCACCCTTCCCAGCCTCCTTAACTTCCTCCACAACTTTCTCACCCCCCTCCACCTTCACCGCCTCATCTGGCAGAGTCTGATAAAGCGGCAGCGGAATCGACTCCAATAGCTTCAAATGCAACGACCTCACACCGCCCCAATTCCCGGGCACAATGTCCACAATCCCACTAATCGCGGAAACCACATTCTCCACAATCTCCTCCTCCCTCATCGAAGTCCTGGCCACCCTCACCACGCTGCAAGTCCCAGTACTCAAGAACAACAACGCCGAGCCGCATATCCGATCAATCTGCTCCTTCCAATTCTTGTGCAACAAGTCCACCGGCACcggaatcttcttcttcttgaagaACTGCTTCCCGATGAGCCTCGGCAGCAATGGCACGATCTGCTTATCAGCAAGAAACACATCATACGAGTTGAGCAGCTTCCTTTTCGACTCGAAAGCCTTGTAATCTGATTTCAGCTTGGTGTACTTCAAGATTTTGACTACGGGCAAGTTGTCGGCCTTGATCTTGGCCTGAATTTGGGCCTTGGTGAGCTTGGACTTGGGCCGGTCGTCGTAGATGAGGCAGAACTCGGTGAGCTGGGAGTGGAGGGGAGTCGGGAGGGGGATTTTGTAGGCGTTGACGCGGCCCTTGGGTGGGATTTTCTTGAGGCTCACGACGAGGTAGACTAGTTCGTCGGAGGAGAGGATATCGGGTTTCTGGGCCTCCGACTTGGAATTTCGCCATCTCAGAAGGGCATTCACGGCATTTCGGGCCGTCTTGGGGGACACTTTGGTGGGTGTTGGGGTGGAGGACGAAGGAGCTGGGGTGATTGCGGCGGCCATGGAGGCGGAGAAAGAGGGTTGAGGTAGGGTTTAAGGGGAAgaaagcgagagagagagagagagagagagagatgttagAAAAGAGCGGAGGTTTGCCCTTttgggggtttagggttttcggGAGAGAGTGAAGAGTTGAAaatggaatgatatggatttgGGCTTGATGGTTTGGGCCTGGACAGTAACTTGTACTAACCCATCTATTTTGGATTGGGGTTATAACTGCAATATTGTCAaattaacttctttttttttcgataACTTTTACCATACATGCATGATTTAACGGtattaaatcataaatagtctTTTTATTGTTGATTGTAGGGGCTCTTacaccgttggatcatcgtatatgCTATACACGCATGTATAGTGGAAATATCATACAACATGGGCTGAGGGAGGGAAGCAACAAACAAAACTgcaaaaacaaatccaaaccTTGTAAACctcaaatttcaaacaaaaaaactatACGCAAAACTTATATAAATGGCCAATTTGATTTTGTAATTTCATATATACCAACAGAGAACAAGAGACAACAGCTATCTGAGCCAAACAAAAACATGGGAGTTCCAAACATGAAGTCACTGATCATCGGCTTGTTCTTCATTAGCTTGGTGATGTTGAACCAAGGTGTCGCAGCAGCCGGAAGACATTTTTCTCCGGGTAGAGTCATTAATCTATGCAGAAAAGCTGGAAGACCACTTCTCGGTTGTCATTTTCTCAAAAACAACGGTATGCCACCTCCTACGAACCCTTATAAACGTGGCTGCTCAAGTGTTCTTCACAAATGCGGGGGCAGTGGAATGCCCCTTGCCAAAAAACAATAGAGGAGCTAAGTTATGTGGGTCGTCATTGTAATGTTAATGAATTGTTGAATTTAGTAAAATTGGGCATTTTATGTAGTAGCATTGCGGCAAAAAATAAGCATCATCAACACTAATATATTTGTGTTTATACTGTACACGAAGAAAAGTCCTTCAAGTTGAAAAGATCTTGGATACTTATATTACTTTGCTTGGACTCATATTTGGTTAAAGACTGACGCGGTGAACTAATTCAAATCACCTAGATATATTAATTGATTCTTTGGAGATTGTGTTCAATGGTTGCTTCCATTATTTTCTTCAGAAATTGATTCACCTCCCATAATGCTTCTACATAAATCTTTGCAACACCGTAGTCTTCTCTTGTTGTATTTAAGTATTTTACTTCATACTGCAACCATTAGCTAAATGCATGGTAATTAATTAGCTCCTCTAGTTTCATTGCATACCTAGATACTTAAAGATCTGCAGTATCTTGGATCATATAAGTCCTCATCTGCTTCCGCGGTATGGTTACTCAATTGATAGGCCGGCTTTCACAGACACTTCACGTTTGATCATTGAGTCATTAGTTGTCAACATTTATGCTGTATATTCTTCGGAACAATGCTGTTATTCTTCGGAATTATACTGTTATTCGCACAAGAGGCAGGATCCTAGAACTGGCGAGGTTCTAGATATTATGCTGATCATGTTCCTGCTTATGGtactgttttcttaatttcACTACCTCACTTTGTTTGCCAAGAGTTTCAACATGCATTTACTGACTATTTTCTAACAAGTAGATACATCATTTGACGACTCGTATTTTTGTAATCTACAACGCAATAAGTATCATCTGCTTCCTTTATGGTTGCCTACTGAACTTAATATTTTTGTTGAAAACTCCAATTCTGTGATGATAGACAGCTCATCCAGCTTGAGTTGGTTTGTTAAATCTAAACATAATATTTGGTTAATTTGTCAGTTTGCTGGCAATTAAAGGAAGTGAAATTTACACTCCATatatattttacaatccacactctcTCGGCTCCCAACTGCCAGAGCACAAGATTGGAGGAATG is a window from the Rosa chinensis cultivar Old Blush chromosome 2, RchiOBHm-V2, whole genome shotgun sequence genome containing:
- the LOC112188567 gene encoding ribosomal L1 domain-containing protein 1, with translation MAAAITPAPSSSTPTPTKVSPKTARNAVNALLRWRNSKSEAQKPDILSSDELVYLVVSLKKIPPKGRVNAYKIPLPTPLHSQLTEFCLIYDDRPKSKLTKAQIQAKIKADNLPVVKILKYTKLKSDYKAFESKRKLLNSYDVFLADKQIVPLLPRLIGKQFFKKKKIPVPVDLLHKNWKEQIDRICGSALLFLSTGTCSVVRVARTSMREEEIVENVVSAISGIVDIVPGNWGGVRSLHLKLLESIPLPLYQTLPDEAVKVEGGEKVVEEVKEAGKGESKELKKEKVGKKKGMIHEVRYLDSSAGEVVDEVKSGKDSVGEGKVDVDEQLGGGELKKAKRKKEKVVGESNGKASENDGELRKSKRNKEKVVGELKRSKEQMEKLAKLVDEDCDFDVEVAEKRTKKVVNPKSGKVKGEDVEKQLKKSAKAKDAALNGEKPLKKLGKVKDDAGTIVKHKNDELSAKDKKKDVLKKKGDELSGKGGQAVGKKEKRKSEPVKLKSEEAKLKKAKRSK